From Streptosporangium album, the proteins below share one genomic window:
- a CDS encoding lipopolysaccharide biosynthesis protein — MPPSVVATPLRKTVQTMASNTLRLVLATGTGILIARTLQPESRGIYAVITTAALIAMTIGQLSLDRSQIALWPDASRRHFLMGNGLLLGLILGVVSASVTFIATALFVPLPAPYLLVIAMLPVPFGIAWTNLQGILLLQSRTRLVNGAGVLTGLVQFLPILVFTVTDSLTVTVVIVCWAISTVAPFLLFLYVLRHSALCGDAALARRQLALSGRYHIGRVALYLHMTADVLLLNALASPSEVGLYTVAVSILSLTQVPTEAVRQVCLPGQTVENDRDAGNTTVRALRFNLMFSAIVIIALIVTSPVLVPLVYGSVYAGSVAPLLALAIGSLALAPLRVVEQYLIRLARPMTMTTIAIAALIVNLALNAVLIPHWGAVGAGLASSASYTAMVAVEITWFIRVSKIRAREMLPQISDLRSVLSGITRMRRVAAGASAKLHDHGEGGRLSV; from the coding sequence ATGCCTCCGTCAGTAGTAGCAACCCCTCTCCGCAAGACCGTGCAGACGATGGCGAGCAACACGCTCCGGCTCGTGCTGGCGACAGGGACGGGCATCCTCATTGCACGGACCTTGCAGCCGGAGAGTCGGGGTATCTACGCCGTCATCACCACTGCGGCTTTGATCGCGATGACCATAGGACAGCTCTCCCTTGACCGGTCACAGATCGCCCTGTGGCCAGATGCTTCCCGGCGCCACTTCCTGATGGGTAACGGACTGCTTCTCGGTCTGATTCTGGGGGTCGTATCCGCCTCGGTCACCTTCATTGCCACAGCGCTGTTCGTCCCCCTGCCAGCGCCCTACCTGCTAGTCATTGCCATGCTTCCGGTGCCTTTCGGCATCGCATGGACCAATCTCCAAGGGATCTTGCTCCTTCAGTCCCGCACACGTCTGGTCAACGGAGCCGGGGTCTTGACGGGGCTGGTCCAGTTCCTGCCGATACTGGTTTTCACCGTCACCGACTCTCTCACCGTCACCGTTGTGATCGTCTGCTGGGCGATCTCCACGGTCGCTCCCTTCCTGCTCTTTCTCTACGTACTCCGCCACTCAGCCTTGTGTGGAGACGCTGCGCTCGCCCGGCGGCAACTCGCTCTATCAGGCCGTTATCACATAGGCCGGGTTGCTTTATATCTGCACATGACCGCAGACGTCCTGCTGTTAAACGCTCTTGCCTCGCCATCCGAGGTCGGCCTGTACACCGTGGCGGTGTCGATCCTGTCTCTCACGCAGGTGCCGACCGAGGCGGTTAGACAGGTCTGTCTTCCGGGTCAGACCGTAGAGAATGACCGCGACGCCGGTAACACCACCGTTCGCGCCCTCCGGTTCAACCTGATGTTCTCGGCGATCGTAATCATTGCGTTGATAGTCACCTCTCCTGTATTGGTCCCGCTGGTCTATGGTTCCGTCTACGCCGGTAGTGTGGCGCCGCTGCTCGCTCTCGCGATCGGCTCGCTCGCCCTAGCACCGCTCCGTGTGGTGGAGCAGTACCTGATCCGCCTGGCACGCCCTATGACCATGACGACCATCGCAATTGCCGCCCTCATCGTGAACCTCGCATTGAACGCGGTACTGATTCCCCACTGGGGAGCTGTCGGAGCGGGTCTGGCCTCATCGGCTTCCTATACAGCGATGGTCGCGGTCGAAATCACCTGGTTCATCCGCGTCTCCAAAATCCGTGCACGGGAGATGCTCCCCCAGATATCCGATCTACGTTCCGTCCTCTCGGGAATTACCCGAATGCGCAGGGTTGCAGCCGGGGCATCGGCAAAGTTGCATGATCATGGCGAGGGCGGGCGCCTGAGCGTATGA
- a CDS encoding glycosyltransferase, which translates to MAVSDRSGLRRVVLLIPQLAPLGGTEVQISLLARELRARNIDTKVIVLRRGGRHTETLRPAGIEVCHLGFVPISLGPLALARNLYACVSLLRLLRRLKPQVLHAFLYFGYVVGPPAARLARVPIVVAGRRSQSFFKKNRRWVLALERAATRITDHVIANAVAVAEDARAVERMPAHKLSVIYNGLPEPAFDPAKPENIDTSLPVVLCVANLLRVKGHRFLIEAAAMLSRQGRACTVVLIGEGPERSHLQTQATALGVDVRFLGFRTDTAGFLARADIVVLPSLSEGLSNAVMEAMAAGRPIVATSVGGMPELLEDRGILIPASSPSALAEGIVRLLDDPELATALGAAARAWARKNLDVAVMAEQHINLYHRLLEARCAG; encoded by the coding sequence GTGGCGGTCAGCGATAGATCCGGCCTTCGACGCGTCGTGCTTCTCATCCCACAGTTGGCACCGCTGGGAGGCACCGAGGTACAGATCTCTTTGCTGGCCCGGGAGCTACGCGCGAGGAACATCGACACAAAGGTGATCGTCCTGAGGAGAGGCGGACGGCACACGGAGACTCTGCGCCCGGCGGGGATCGAGGTATGCCACCTCGGCTTCGTCCCCATCTCGTTGGGACCATTGGCTCTAGCTCGCAACCTGTACGCCTGCGTCTCCCTGCTACGCCTGTTGCGACGTCTGAAGCCTCAGGTGCTGCATGCGTTTCTCTACTTCGGTTACGTCGTCGGCCCGCCCGCCGCCCGGTTGGCACGGGTTCCGATCGTGGTCGCCGGCCGACGCAGTCAGAGCTTCTTCAAGAAGAACCGCAGGTGGGTACTGGCTTTGGAGAGGGCCGCGACCCGCATCACCGACCATGTGATCGCGAACGCCGTCGCCGTTGCGGAGGACGCCCGCGCAGTCGAGCGTATGCCGGCGCACAAACTGAGTGTGATCTACAACGGCCTCCCGGAGCCGGCATTCGATCCGGCCAAGCCGGAGAATATCGACACCTCTCTCCCGGTGGTTCTTTGCGTGGCCAATCTCCTGAGGGTCAAGGGACACCGTTTCCTGATCGAGGCCGCTGCGATGCTCTCCCGGCAGGGACGCGCATGCACGGTGGTACTTATCGGCGAAGGCCCTGAACGTAGTCACCTCCAGACGCAGGCGACCGCGCTCGGCGTCGACGTCCGCTTTCTCGGATTCCGTACGGACACGGCCGGCTTCCTGGCCCGCGCCGACATCGTGGTCCTTCCCTCACTGTCCGAGGGGTTGAGCAACGCGGTCATGGAGGCGATGGCCGCGGGCCGACCGATCGTCGCCACCTCGGTAGGCGGTATGCCCGAACTTCTCGAGGACCGTGGCATCCTCATCCCCGCCTCCAGCCCTTCGGCTCTGGCCGAGGGGATAGTCCGTCTCCTCGACGATCCAGAGCTCGCCACTGCGCTGGGAGCCGCAGCACGTGCCTGGGCACGTAAGAACCTCGACGTGGCCGTCATGGCCGAGCAGCACATCAACCTGTATCACCGACTTCTGGAGGCCCGATGTGCGGGATAG
- the asnB gene encoding asparagine synthase (glutamine-hydrolyzing), whose protein sequence is MCDVLVHRGPDGAGFHSDEHAALGMRRLAIIDVATGDQPVYSEDDRIVAVFNGEIYNFPELRDILIAKGHRLRTAGDSECIVHLYEEFGVDLVHQLRGMFAFAIWDQDRQRLVLARDRVGKKPLYWRSDHSSIQFASELKSLAQDPGMDREIDPVALHHYLTYLYVPAPRSIYQGVHKLPPGHVLIWEHGRITVNRYWRLNRIPRAVVDQRAEEERLRELLLEATRIRMMSERPLGAFLSGGVDSSAVVAAMAMQSSEPVKTFSIGFEDSRYDERHKARMVADRYSTDHHELVVTSNLLDILPRLAWHFDEPFADSSAIPSFYLAQLSRQHVTVALNGDGGDECFGGYQRYALMDQTRRIPVIPQPFAAMLAHTGTLISERSASGSLSQKLGRMMGFAAAHPSQRYARLISYFTPEQKSEIYSDPLRDLLAEVDSYRLLEEVFRGSSAETDVGRVLDVDTLTYLPGDLLVKIDITTMANSLEARSPFLDHHIMEWAAALPSALHVRHGRTKLLLKRAVAPWLPQQLLRYPKQGFGVPLATWLRGELRELAYDLLIDDTARNRGLFRPAAIQELLRQHIDGVDHSVRLWALLQFELWHRTHATPGTRSQDEVRCSIPQT, encoded by the coding sequence ATGTGCGACGTGCTGGTGCACCGAGGACCCGACGGTGCGGGCTTCCACAGTGACGAACACGCGGCACTCGGCATGCGCCGACTGGCGATCATCGATGTGGCGACCGGCGACCAACCCGTCTACAGCGAAGACGACCGGATCGTGGCCGTGTTCAACGGCGAGATCTACAACTTCCCCGAGCTCCGCGACATCCTGATCGCCAAAGGGCACCGTTTGCGTACCGCGGGAGACTCCGAGTGCATCGTGCATCTCTACGAGGAGTTCGGCGTAGATCTAGTTCATCAACTCCGGGGGATGTTCGCCTTTGCCATCTGGGACCAGGATCGCCAGCGTCTGGTTCTGGCCAGGGACAGAGTGGGCAAGAAACCGCTCTACTGGCGATCTGATCACTCCTCGATCCAGTTCGCATCCGAATTGAAGTCCCTTGCGCAGGACCCCGGCATGGACCGCGAGATCGACCCTGTCGCCCTGCACCACTACTTGACATACCTGTACGTCCCCGCACCGCGGTCCATCTACCAGGGCGTACACAAACTCCCTCCCGGTCACGTGCTCATCTGGGAACACGGCAGGATCACGGTCAACCGCTACTGGCGACTGAACCGCATCCCCCGGGCCGTGGTAGACCAACGGGCGGAGGAAGAGCGGCTGCGTGAGCTCCTCCTGGAGGCAACGCGGATCCGCATGATGAGCGAGCGCCCGCTCGGAGCATTCTTGTCCGGCGGCGTGGACTCCTCCGCCGTTGTCGCCGCCATGGCGATGCAGAGCAGCGAGCCGGTCAAGACGTTCAGCATCGGCTTCGAGGACAGCCGGTACGACGAACGACACAAAGCGCGGATGGTTGCCGACCGGTATTCCACCGATCATCATGAGCTCGTCGTGACATCGAACCTTCTCGACATCCTGCCGCGCCTCGCGTGGCACTTCGACGAGCCGTTCGCCGACTCCTCGGCGATTCCAAGTTTCTACCTGGCTCAGCTGAGCCGACAGCATGTCACCGTCGCGCTCAACGGAGACGGCGGAGATGAGTGTTTCGGTGGCTACCAGCGCTATGCGCTGATGGACCAAACCCGCAGGATTCCGGTCATACCCCAACCCTTCGCGGCAATGCTCGCGCACACCGGCACCCTCATAAGCGAGCGGAGCGCCTCCGGATCCTTGTCCCAGAAGCTAGGCCGGATGATGGGGTTCGCCGCGGCGCATCCATCACAACGCTATGCCCGTCTGATCTCCTACTTCACGCCGGAACAGAAATCTGAGATTTACAGCGACCCACTCCGGGACCTGCTGGCGGAGGTGGACAGCTACCGCCTGCTTGAGGAGGTCTTCCGAGGTTCGTCGGCGGAAACCGATGTCGGCCGAGTTCTGGACGTCGACACGCTCACATACCTTCCGGGTGACCTGCTGGTCAAGATCGACATCACGACGATGGCCAACTCTCTGGAGGCCCGCTCGCCGTTCCTGGACCACCACATAATGGAGTGGGCGGCGGCCCTTCCCAGCGCACTCCATGTCCGCCACGGCCGGACCAAACTATTGCTCAAACGAGCAGTGGCGCCCTGGTTGCCGCAACAGCTGCTGCGCTATCCCAAGCAGGGGTTCGGTGTGCCGCTTGCCACCTGGCTCCGCGGTGAACTGCGGGAGCTGGCCTACGACCTGCTCATCGACGACACCGCTCGCAACAGGGGCCTGTTCCGGCCGGCGGCGATCCAGGAACTGCTCCGGCAGCACATCGACGGCGTCGACCATAGCGTCCGGCTGTGGGCTCTGCTGCAGTTCGAGCTCTGGCATCGAACGCATGCCACACCTGGCACGCGGAGCCAAGACGAGGTCCGATGCTCCATCCCGCAGACCTGA